The Amycolatopsis umgeniensis DNA segment CACCATGCGCCTGCTTCAGGACCGGGTCGACGCCGTCGTCGCGACGACCGGGATCGGCTTCCGCGGCTGGATCGAGGCGGCCGAGGACTGGGGCGTGGGGGAGGAACTGCTGGCCGGTCTCGGGCGGTCTTCGCTGCTCGCGCGCGGCCCGAAGGCCAAGGGTGCGATCCGCGCGGCCGGACTCTCGGAGGACTACTCGCCCGCCTCGGAGAGCAACGCCGAGGTGCTGCGGCATCTGCTCGAATCCGGTGTGGACGGTCAGCGGATCGCGGTGCAGCTGCACGGTGAACCGCTTCCGTACTTTGTGGACAGTCTTCGCGCGGCGGGCGCCGACGTGATCGAGGTGCCGGTGTACCGCTGGGTCGGCCCGGCAGACCCCGGCCCGCTGGACCGGCTGCTGGACGCCGTCCTCGATGGCTCGGTGCACGCTCTGCCGTTCACCAGCGCGCCCGCAGCCGCGTCCATGCTGGCGATGGCGAGGCGGACCGGGCGGCTGCCGGGAATCGTCCAGGCACTGGAAAAGCGGGTCGTGGTGGCCTGCGTCGGGCCGATCACCGCGGGGCCGTTGGCCGCGCTCGGGATCCCGACGGTGCAGCCGGCGCGCTCGCGGATCGGGGCCTTGGCGCGGACGGTGTCCGACGAGCTCGGAGCTCGCTCGTCGCGACTGACGGCTGGCGGGCGGAGCATCGAACTGCGCGGGCAGGCGGCGGTGGTCGACGGGCAGTGGTGTGACATCGCGCCCGCGCCGATGGCCCTGCTGCGGGCGTTGGCGGAGTCGCCGGGGCGGGTGTTCTCGCGGCGGGAGCTGATCTCCGCGTTGCCCGACGGCGGCGAAGAGCACGCCGTCGAAACCGCCATCGGGCGTCTGCGGAGCTCCCTGGGCGCCCCGAAACTCGTCCAGACGGTGGTGAAACGGGGCTACCGCCTGGCCGTCGACCCATGATCTTTCCGCGTTCAGAGGACTAAACGCGTGGGGGTGTGCCGGCCGGTGAGCGTGCCGCACATGTCGCGAAAGCCACTTTCGGGACGTCTGATGTCCCGAAAGTGGCTTTCGCGACACCCGAGATGGCGGTGAGGCGTGCCGAGGGGGGCGGGCTCCGGGCGGAGACGCACCTGCGCGTTGCGAAAGCCACTTTCGCAACGTTCAAGGTTGCGAAAGTGGCTTTCGCAACGCCTTCCCAAGGAGCACACGCCGCGGCAGGCACCGGCCAGGATGCCTCGCCCCGCATTTAGTCCTCTGGATG contains these protein-coding regions:
- a CDS encoding uroporphyrinogen-III synthase; protein product: MTEVPPLAGFVIGITAARRADELGALFVRKGATVRYGPAIRIVPLADDTELRAATMRLLQDRVDAVVATTGIGFRGWIEAAEDWGVGEELLAGLGRSSLLARGPKAKGAIRAAGLSEDYSPASESNAEVLRHLLESGVDGQRIAVQLHGEPLPYFVDSLRAAGADVIEVPVYRWVGPADPGPLDRLLDAVLDGSVHALPFTSAPAAASMLAMARRTGRLPGIVQALEKRVVVACVGPITAGPLAALGIPTVQPARSRIGALARTVSDELGARSSRLTAGGRSIELRGQAAVVDGQWCDIAPAPMALLRALAESPGRVFSRRELISALPDGGEEHAVETAIGRLRSSLGAPKLVQTVVKRGYRLAVDP